One Flagellimonas sp. CMM7 genomic region harbors:
- a CDS encoding GRP family sugar transporter, whose translation MLNLALSVLCSSLIFVVFKLFDVYKIQTLYAIITNYVVACVVGMLLYEGDVDFNEIVNKSWFLGTLALGVFFILVFNLMARASQVAGVAVASVATKMSLVMPVLFGVIFYKETLSVFQIIGILLALAAVYFASMKEKSIALSKKTLLLPLLVFLGSGIIDICMKYFQENHLDSKEVAIFSSMVFGFAALTGFVFIGTKAIKKPLKVNFRNIVGGIVLGVPNYFSIFFLIRALQNERFDSAAIFTLNNVAIVMLSTLLGILIFKEKLSLKNWGGIALAIVSIMLVALF comes from the coding sequence ATGTTGAACCTTGCTCTTAGTGTTCTTTGCTCCAGTTTAATTTTTGTCGTTTTTAAATTATTTGATGTCTACAAAATCCAAACGCTTTATGCCATCATTACCAATTATGTAGTTGCTTGTGTGGTAGGGATGTTGCTATATGAAGGCGATGTTGATTTTAATGAGATTGTAAATAAATCCTGGTTTTTAGGCACCTTGGCCCTAGGAGTCTTTTTTATACTGGTTTTTAATCTTATGGCCAGAGCTTCACAGGTTGCAGGTGTTGCCGTAGCTTCGGTAGCAACAAAGATGTCTTTGGTGATGCCTGTACTTTTTGGGGTTATTTTTTATAAAGAAACCTTATCTGTTTTTCAAATTATTGGAATTTTGTTGGCTCTCGCTGCTGTTTACTTTGCTTCCATGAAGGAAAAATCAATTGCACTCTCTAAAAAGACTTTGTTATTACCATTACTTGTTTTTTTAGGTTCAGGTATCATCGATATCTGCATGAAATATTTTCAGGAAAACCATTTGGACTCTAAAGAGGTTGCAATTTTCTCATCTATGGTTTTTGGTTTTGCAGCACTGACCGGATTTGTTTTTATTGGCACAAAGGCAATAAAAAAACCGCTAAAGGTTAATTTTAGAAATATTGTTGGTGGCATTGTGCTTGGTGTTCCCAATTATTTTTCCATTTTCTTTTTAATTCGAGCACTTCAAAACGAAAGATTTGATAGCGCGGCTATCTTTACACTTAACAATGTAGCTATTGTAATGCTTTCTACCCTATTGGGAATTCTTATCTTCAAGGAGAAACTTAGTCTAAAAAACTGGGGAGGCATAGCCTTGGCCATTGTTAGTATCATGCTGGTAGCTCTATTCTAA
- a CDS encoding HAD family phosphatase, with protein sequence MIKNIILDFGDIFIDLDKLATPRAMEKFGYKSPTPDLDTLFRDYEKGLTSSQKFLEEVSNFFPNASEKDLIAAWNAILLDFPDRRLEFVEKLAEENQYRLFLLSNTNDIHIEFVKKQMGMEKFNRFKNAFEVFYLSYEMKMRKPDAEIFEFVLTANKLNASETIFVDDTKENTDAASSLGIKTWNLQVGKEDITQLKSYL encoded by the coding sequence ATGATTAAAAATATTATTCTAGACTTTGGCGATATTTTCATAGACCTAGACAAATTGGCAACACCCAGAGCCATGGAAAAGTTTGGTTATAAAAGTCCGACCCCAGATTTGGATACTTTATTTAGGGACTATGAAAAAGGGCTAACAAGCTCTCAAAAATTTTTAGAAGAAGTCTCTAACTTTTTCCCTAATGCCTCCGAGAAAGATTTAATAGCTGCGTGGAACGCTATATTATTGGATTTCCCTGATAGAAGATTAGAATTTGTAGAAAAATTGGCAGAAGAAAATCAATACCGCCTATTTCTGTTGAGCAATACCAATGACATTCATATTGAATTTGTAAAAAAGCAAATGGGTATGGAAAAATTCAATCGTTTTAAAAATGCTTTTGAAGTGTTTTACCTTTCCTATGAAATGAAAATGCGAAAACCAGATGCTGAAATATTTGAATTTGTGCTGACGGCAAACAAATTGAATGCATCAGAGACCATTTTTGTAGACGACACAAAAGAGAATACTGATGCTGCTTCTAGTTTGGGAATAAAAACGTGGAACCTACAAGTAGGTAAGGAGGATATTACCCAGTTAAAATCTTACTTATAA